The following coding sequences lie in one Candidatus Thermoplasmatota archaeon genomic window:
- a CDS encoding AAA family ATPase — MKLNQTLSEKVITKWVHGFAEQFPDTDVDQLLGQVLDDYSHQDFDSPSDFMENIVKDRFPDLFDWWSRKDQKDYQLRAEEEHYEEIERQERSHGLSKLIDSKPEVEESIADGVVRVCEKNVLYFDLLSEVADREDAVLEKFGGFHEEGFPARPFGWEVKDIEGLQPGHVSYLIKIGIVADPEVKGYKSNRYRHYQLESLDETREGLKRFAEIQKEKEAQDKLWSKGGFLQGIEVTEEDVERFKTILQENDAIEYWHPAIAPKIVGMREQKIAILISCGSTEDKYENKNRVHTLLYGKPETGKSKVDNVIVKLGGGKASLRSSQVGLTADCSGSDMTLGTLPRNHKGACFIDELDKFSGQDQSGCLDAMEEGEIPIAVGKIQTILPAQTIVVATANDVEKIKPELLSRFDFVVKCDLPSMREAQEISDDMWEYWNLPKGVETLELAKFLKWVRTRDPELPNAVRQKAKDISRQYIMYSRETRPRRLERIIRIALAIARLNYRDCSIQDVNRALEFINEIKPQVSET; from the coding sequence ATGAAGCTGAATCAGACGCTGAGCGAGAAGGTCATAACTAAGTGGGTTCACGGCTTTGCGGAGCAATTCCCAGATACGGATGTAGACCAACTCCTGGGTCAGGTTCTCGATGATTACAGCCACCAGGACTTCGACAGCCCATCGGACTTCATGGAGAACATCGTGAAGGACAGGTTTCCTGACCTCTTCGATTGGTGGTCTCGGAAGGACCAGAAGGACTATCAGCTTAGGGCTGAAGAGGAACACTATGAGGAGATAGAGAGGCAGGAGAGGTCTCACGGATTGAGCAAGCTGATCGATTCAAAGCCAGAGGTCGAAGAGAGCATAGCCGATGGAGTGGTTCGGGTGTGCGAGAAGAACGTCCTCTACTTCGACCTGCTGAGCGAGGTCGCGGATCGCGAGGATGCCGTCCTTGAGAAGTTCGGCGGATTCCACGAAGAGGGCTTTCCCGCAAGACCCTTCGGATGGGAGGTCAAGGACATCGAGGGACTACAGCCCGGTCACGTCTCCTATCTCATTAAGATAGGGATCGTCGCCGACCCAGAGGTAAAGGGATACAAGAGCAACAGGTATCGCCACTATCAGCTTGAGAGCCTGGACGAGACGAGGGAAGGGCTGAAGAGGTTCGCGGAGATTCAGAAGGAAAAGGAAGCTCAGGACAAGCTGTGGAGCAAGGGTGGATTCCTCCAAGGCATCGAGGTAACGGAGGAGGACGTCGAGAGGTTCAAGACGATCCTTCAGGAGAACGACGCCATCGAGTATTGGCATCCGGCCATCGCTCCCAAGATAGTGGGAATGAGGGAGCAGAAGATCGCGATTCTCATATCCTGCGGTTCAACCGAGGACAAGTACGAGAACAAGAACAGGGTTCATACTCTGCTGTACGGCAAGCCCGAGACGGGGAAGAGCAAGGTGGACAACGTCATCGTCAAGCTCGGCGGCGGAAAGGCGTCCCTCAGAAGTTCCCAGGTCGGATTGACTGCCGATTGCTCCGGCTCCGACATGACCCTGGGAACGCTTCCGAGAAATCATAAGGGTGCCTGTTTCATAGACGAGCTTGACAAGTTCTCTGGACAGGATCAATCTGGCTGTCTGGACGCCATGGAGGAGGGAGAGATACCCATCGCCGTTGGGAAGATCCAGACGATCCTTCCAGCACAGACGATAGTGGTGGCAACTGCGAATGATGTAGAGAAGATAAAGCCAGAGCTTCTGAGCAGGTTCGATTTCGTCGTCAAATGCGACCTGCCATCCATGAGAGAGGCTCAGGAGATCAGCGATGACATGTGGGAATACTGGAATCTCCCGAAGGGCGTTGAGACGCTTGAACTGGCTAAGTTCCTCAAGTGGGTAAGGACGAGAGACCCCGAGCTTCCCAACGCTGTCAGGCAGAAGGCGAAGGACATCTCAAGGCAGTACATAATGTATTCGAGGGAGACGAGGCCGAGAAGGCTTGAGAGGATCATAAGGATAGCGTTGGCGATTGCTCGACTTAATTACAGGGATTGCTCGATTCAAGATGTCAATAGGGCTTTGGAGTTCATCAATGAAATCAAGCCGCAGGTATCTGAGACCTGA